The Nitrospira sp. SG-bin1 DNA segment ACGGATTGAGATCGGCGAAATGATGACGAACTATTTCAAGGGTGGGGCTGGCTTTGGAGAGGGACAGCGGCCGTCTCCCGAGCAAATGAATGAAATGAGGACGGACATCAATGCCAAACTCACGGCGCTTCTCGCCAAGCATGATTTGACGCTCGACGAATATCGCAAACGCAGTCCCGAGGTATTTGCCGACGATGCGGCGATCAAGCACTATCTCAACGAGCATCCGGACGTCAAACAACGCTACGAGTCTCTCCCGCTTGATCGAATGGGGCGCGGTGGAAGCACCGGGCGGGGGTATTAGACCAGGATCAGTCCATTCATAGGTGTGGTGTTCGTTCCGCATCTACGGTCTTCCCGCACGAGTCGTAGGCTGAGAACTGGTTATGGAATATCGACATCTCGGCCGGTCAGGGGTGAAAGTCAGTCGACTCTGTCTGGGCACGATGAATTTCGGGCCGCAGACGAGCGAGTCGGACAGCCATGCGCTGATGGATCGGGCCTTGGAGCTCGGGATCAACTTCTTCGATACCGCGAATGTGTACGGCTGGAAGCTCGGCGAAGGTTGGACGGAGCAGATCATCGGCCGTTGGTTCGCACAAGGTGGAGGCCGCCGGGAGAAGGTGGTACTCGCGACGAAGGTGTACGGTCGCATGGGCGAATGGCCGAATCAGTCGCGTCTTTCGGCCGTCCATATCAAGCGAGCTTGCGAGGACAGCCTTCGACGGTTACAGACCGACTGGATCGATGTGTATCAAATGCACCATGTCGATCGGGAAACGCCGTGGGAAGAAATCTGGCAGGCGATGGAGCAGCTCGTGCGGGAAGGAAAAGTCGTGTATGTGGGGAGCAGCAATTTCGCCGGATGGCACTTGGCCCAGGCGCAGGAGGTCGCGCGTAGCCGCCATTTTTTGGGATTGGTGTCGGAGCAGAGCCTCTATAACCTCAATGAACGTATGATCGAGCTGGAAGTCATTCCTGCCTGTGAAGCCTATGGTATCGGTCTGATCCCCTGGAGTCCGCTGGGACGAGGACTATTGGCCGGTGTCCTGCAGCCCGACAGTATCGGCCGCCGCGCGGACGCAGAGTTAAAACAAGAGGTGATCAAATTCCGTCCCAAATTGAAAGCCTACGAGGAGCTGTGCGCACGGATTGGGGAAAAGCCGGCCAATGTCGCTCTTGCTTGGTTGTTGCACCAACGAGCCGTCACGTCACCGATTATTGGTCCTCGCACCATGGAACAACTGGATGGGGCCATAACGGCGTTGAATGTTTCCCTAGGTGCCGACATCCTAAAGCAACTGAACGAGCTCTTTCCCGGACCCGGCGGAGTTTCGCCTGAGGCCTATGCCTGGTAAGCAGTTCCTCTTCTGCGCAGGTCTGTTCTGCCGTTCTCGTCCGCTGAGCAGCGCGTGTGCTGGTTCGTTCGGAGTCCATAGAGACACACGATCATGTTTGCCTCCTGCCATTCGGCTCTGCCTCAAGAATTAGCCCGGGATCTTTGTCGTCCGATGATGGAGCCGTCTTTCCTACTCTAGGCTCTTGACAGATCAGAAACGACGCGCCTGGCGCAGGGAGCTGTCATCCCCAGAAAATTGTGGAACCTGTGGATAGTGATTCGAATAGTCAGCATTGGCCCGATGTGCCAGCGGAAACAATAGGCCTGGTCAAGAAATCCTCCTAGGAATATGCAAGAAAGTAAGGAAATCAGACTAGGTCCACTATTAATTGTGGTTCGACCAAAATAGAGCGGATGCCTAAAAAATGGGCGATTCGATAAATACGCACGCCATTCGCCTCGTCTTTCCCATATAAAGTGACTTGTTCACAAGGTTATCCACAGAAGATGGGGAGCAAGAATTTTGGCATTAATATAGCAGACTCAGCACACCCCAAGATAGGGGATAACTAGGATGTTCCCGTGTACAAATATGGAACGCTTACTTTTTGGGCTTCGCCTTCTTCGTGGTGGTTTTCGGGAGAGAGGACTTCGGGACGGAAGCGACGATGGACAACGCGTCCTTGAAACGGTCAAAGGGCGTTTGCGTCTTTGTGGTGTGAGTGGTAGAGTCCTGCGCGGGTTTCTCTGACATAGATCTAAGAACCGCGATTCCGGCCAGGGAAGAGCGGCCCTTCTTCTTCGTGTTGTGTAACACAAGGAGGGGGTTATGTCTAGCTCTGCCTGTACATCCTATTCAATTCTGTCTTCACGCCCTATACATTTGTTTGAGGGTGTAGTGTACACAGCATACGGAGATGAGAGTGCAGATGAAAAAAAACAGCGTGTATATGCCGTTGGTGGTTTATTTGGTGATAAATCGGATTGGGATGCTTTCGAGGAAAAGTGGAAACGGCGCATGGGAGGCTTGGTGTTTCATGCGTCAGATTGTGAGACTGGGAAAGGTGATTTCAAACAATTTGATCGTGAACAAAACTTAAAGCTTTACGCAGACCTAACTAAATTGATTGCAGCAAGTCGCCTTATTGGCTCTACAGTTGCAATAGACATCCCTGCCTATCGAGAGCTTATTGGACCCTTGATAGATGAGGAACCTTATTACTTGTGCTTCCATAGTGTAGTTCTGCATTTAGCGATACGTTCAGGGGCCTGCATCCCCCAAGATCGCATCAAGTTCAAATTCGATTCAAACTTAGAAGTCATACACAACGCCTCTTCTTTATATCAGTACATCATCAATGACAAGGCGAATAAGTTCGAATATCGAAAGTTGATGGAAGACGAACTTGGATTCACCAATAGAAACGACATTGGGATTCAAGCTGCTGATCTGGTAGCGAGAGAAGGCATGAAATTATTAGATAATCGGCATTCTAACAGGCCAATAAGGTTATCCACTCAAACTTTACAGGCATGCAAGCGCATTCAGTTTAGAGTCTTTAACCGTGGATGGTGCGAAGGATTTGTCAGGCGCTCGAAAGACCATCAATACGACACAACTGGGTATTTTGAGTGGCTAAAAGAGAACGGCATAACTCATTCACTCTCGCATAAGATAATGTACGAGGCTACTCTACCTGATCCGCTTCCCTCTTCTTTGCCGTCTATAACCGAAGGGCCTAGTTCCACGTCGTACGACCAATGAGTTGTTCATACTGAACTCGCTTGCCTGAAATTTGGGAAAGCGCTTGCATAAATCGGCCCTGATCGTTGTCCTTTCGAGTGTTGAACCGAAAGGATTGCTCATCCAAATACCGGAACAAGTGAAACGGTTCCACGCTGACATAAGTTCCTTTGATTCCGCGCTTCAGTAAGCTCCAATAGTTCTCAATACTGTTAGTGTGGACGTTGCCTTTCACGTAGGTTTCCGCATGGTTTATGACTTGATGGGCGTATTCTTTGCCGACCTTCACATAGGCATGCGCTTGATCGCTGTAGAGACTGCTTCCCGGCACCACGTTCTCTTTGACAGCCCTTTCAATCAGCTTCGTGGAGGCCCGATTCAAGACAGCAGTTCGGACTTCGCCTTTTCGCTCTAACATGCCAATCACCACAGCTTTTCTGAAGAAGCCTTCAGTTCGCTTCATCTTGATCTGCTTATCCACGTGCATATTGCGAGCTTGGCCCCCGATGTACGTCTCATCAACTTCCACATCGCCCATCAGCTTTCGATCAATCGACCCCTTCTGTAAGGCCAAGCGCAGGCGATGCAGCATGAACCAGGCAGTCTTTTGAGTGACCTTCAAGGCCCGATGGACTTCATACGAGCTGACGCCATTCTTCGCACTGGTCAGCATCCAGAGCGCACAGAACCACTTGTCTAACGGCAAAGGGCTATCCTCGAAGATCGTGCCGAGCTTCGCAGTGTATTGTTTGCGGCAATCCTTGCACTGGTACACGTTGCGCGATTTCAAATAGCCTTGCCGAAGAGAATTGCACTTCGGGCAAACTGGACCTTGCGGCCAGCGTATGGCCGACAGTAGGTCTTGGCAACGTTGCGAATCAGCAAAGTAGCGGATGGCTTCTTGAAGAGTGGTGGGTAACTTACTCATGGGCTTCCCCGTAATGGCTAGCCCATAATGGCATATTGGTTAATGATGTGTCAAGTATATTAATGCCAGAATTTTGGCATTAATATACTTAACTCACTGGGGTATCCAAATTGTTGATAACTAGGCAGTTCCCTAGAGCATGGGGTTATTTACTTCTTGCGCTTGGACTTCTTGGAGACTTTGGGAAGAGAGGACTTAGGAGTCTGGAAGACCGCTGAGGCAATGGCCTTAAAGCGGTCGAATGGTGTTTCCGTCTTTGATTTGAAGGCTGGCTGATCATTGCCCACTCATTCACCATAGACTCCAATCGTGTATAAGTCAACTCAACAAACTACATCCACCATATGGAGTGGCCAGGTAATATACTGTGCACAAGTATGGATGTCAACGTCTGACGATTGGCGATGTTGGCAATGCCGCTCATGCCAATTAGCACGACGCTGTAGACTTGACGCGCCACTCGGGAAAAGGCTAGTGTCTAATTGTTACGGAGGGTAAGCCATGAGCACTGCTATTGATGAGATTAAAGCGCAGATAGCAACAAAAGAAGCAGAAATGAGCAGAATTGATGATGAGCTGAATGTTCTGCGTAAGGCCCTTACCATTCTGAGCGGTCGTAGAGTGGCGCCGGAGACTAGTAATGGCGGCACTCATGCGGAGCATAAAATACCTGAGTTAATAAAGACCGTTCTTCGAGATTCTAAAACGGGAATGTTAAGCACTGATGAATTAGTGTCCCAGGTGAAAGCCAAAGGATCGCACTCCACGAGGCAGACTATTCTCGGCAGCGCATACCGCATGGCAAAAGACCCGAATCCAGAAGTTAAAAGCCTAGGGAAAGGCGTCTTTGCTTTAAACCAGTTTCATGGCAGTACAGCGAGTCTAGAGGATAATAGCGGAGTGGAGCAGGCAAATTCGATGAACCAATAACACGAAGCCCCGCTACTCAACTTGCCGGTGGAATAGCAGGGCCTCGTTAGTCCTTTTTAGATGCGGTTGGCGCCGCATCCCCACACCGTCTGGAGGGACGGCATGGCTTTATACATACAACTAGCAGTAGTTTACCCTCGTCCGCCACCACTTGTCAAGGTGAGTATTAAGCGGAGGGGACTTCTCTCTTTTGCCAGGGGGTTGCGCCCCCCGCTTAGTGCTCACCTAGCCACAGTATATCAGACGGTTTCCTTGATTTACTAACCTTTAATGATGAATGAGGTAGTTATCATGAGTGCAAAAGACAGAGAAAGCACCCTGAAAGGTCGAGATGCAAAGACGGGAGAATTTATCCCTGTAAGTGAAGCCAAGCGGAGGCCTAATACAACGGTAGTTGAGCGAGTGCCGCTACCGGGAAAGGGGAAGAAGTAGAAAAGCTACCGTCGTAAGACGGTAATCTTTTCAATTGCAGCTGTGGGGATCGCAAGGTCTCCACAGCCTTGCAATAGGGTCTTCCCGTTTTTCTCCCCTGAGATATGCGGAACTAAGACCTTACAGTCCTTCTTGTCTGACACAAGCCATCCTACAGAACGACAATACAGGGGAACAGCGGCCTGTTCAAAGGCCTCTATATCCTGCCAACCACGCCCTGAATGAGAGTCAACCCATTCGATAAGTACCAATTTCATATATTCCTCCTGGTTCTCCGTTTGCCTCGTCCTTGTCGCTTTATGCTCTGAGGATCAGGCTGGAAGACCAGTAAGGTGCTCATAAGTGACGCGCTTGCCTGCAATCTGAGACAGTGCTTGCATGAACCGGCCCTGATCGTTGTCCTTGCGAGTGTTGAACCGGAAGGATTGCTCATCCAGATACCGGAACAGGTGAAACGGCTCCACGCTCACATAGGTTCCTTTTATTCCCCGTTTCAGCAAGCTCCAATAGTTCTCAATGCTGTTGGTGTGGACGTTGCCTTTCACGTAAGTTTCCGCATGATTAATCACTTGATGGGCGTATTCTTTGCCGACTTTGACATAGGCCCCAAACTGGTCGCTGTACAGGCTGCTACCAGGCACAACATTTTCTTTAATAGCCTTCTCAACCAGCTTGGTTGACGCACGATTCAGGACAGCGGTACGGACTTCGCCTTTCCGCTCTAACATGCCAATGACGACAGCCTTTCGGAAGAACCCTTCCGCCCGTTTCATCTTGATCTGTTTGTCATGGTGCATATTGCGAGCTTGTCCGCCGATGTAAGTCTCATCGACTTCGACATCTCCCATCAACTTCCGATCAATCGAACCCTTCTGTAGAGCCAAGCGAATCCGATGCATCATGAACCAAGCAGTTTTTTGAGTGACCTTCAATGCCCGATGGACTTCATAGGAGGAAATGCCGTTCTTCGCATTCACCATCATCCACATAGCACAGAGCCACTTATCCAGCTTGATATGGCTATCTTCAAAGATAGTTCCCACCTTGACGCTATAATGCTTCTGGCATCGCTTACAGACCCACAGCGAGCGGGTCTTGATGAAGCGATACTCTTGAGAGTGACAGGCTGGACAGGTCGGACCGTGCGGCCACCGCATGGCGATAGCGAAGTCTAAGCAGCGCTGCTCATCGGCAAAGTATTGAATGGCTTCTTGAAGAGTGGTCGGGAGCTTCTGGCTCATGGCGTCCTCCGTAGTGACTGCATAGTAGCATCAACTACGAGAGTGAGTCAAGTATATTAATGCCAGAATTTTCATGCCAAACTCTCTAGTTGAGTCATTTCAGGGAAATGTTGGCTTACTTATGATCAGGAAGCGGCCATATTCGCGTGACCTTTGCCGGAAGTGTCCAATGCGGAATTGGCTTCGCCTGGGACTTCGGTTTCAACGTTGCGAGAGCCCAGGGATGTTTTTTGACAGCCAATCAGGCGTAAGACGGAGCATTGCCCGGCTTCCACTTGATACTGCACCCAATGCTGGGCTTTTGCTTGCCGTCGACCGGCATACCGGCAAGTACGGCTTGAATCGCGGAGCGGAGATCATGGCCGGTTATCGGCTTGCTATTGCCGGGCCGGCTGTCATCCAGTTGTCCTCGATACACCAACCGTCGGTCCCGATCGAAGAGATAAAAGTCGGGAGTACAGGCGGCGAGATAAGCCTTGGCGACTTCCTGCGTCTCATCGTGGCAGAAGGGAAAGGTGAAGCCCACGCGTAAGGCCATCTCTTTGAGTCTTGGCGGCGCATCATCCGGGTAGTTGACCGGATCGTTGCTGCTTATCGCGAGAATGCCCAAACCGGTGTCCTGATAATCGCGCCCGATCCTGGCCAGCTCTTCTTGGATATGAACCACATAGGGACAATGCCGACAGATGAACATGACTAACAAAGCGGTCTTGTCGGAAAATGAGTCAAGCGAATAGATCTGACCACTTACCACATCACGCAATGAAAATGGAGGTGCGTCGGTTCCCAATGGAAGCATGGCTGATGATGTTGCCACGGCACAACTCCTTCTGAGGCTAGAACATGACGTATGTTCACAGTCCCGTCAAGTGGTTGGCGAGCAGACAATTCTTGCGACAGGGATGCGTCGGCGGTAAGCTGCCGCGCGACGTTGTGATGTACGTCGATCATGACAAGATGAGTTGAACCGTCGACAAAGGAGGACGCACATGGGGATCGTCTGGTTGTTGGCGCTGCTGTTGGGATTCCCCGCCGTGACGCGGGCGCATGACGAGGGAAAACCTGAGACGCCGGTCCTTACGGTCAGCGAAAGCGCGACGGCGCCACATGCGCCGGATACGGCCTTCGTCACGTTCGGCTTGGAGACCGCCGGAAAGTCACTCGCCGAGGCGCAGAAGCGGAACAGCGACACGATGGGCAAGGTGATGGATCGGCTCCGGAATTTACAGATCGAGAAGGAACGGATCCAAACCTCGTCCTTTACGGTCTCCCCGCAATATCGGCCCTCACCCAACCGGCCCATGGACACGCCGCCTGCTTCTCCGGAGATTATCGGCTACATCGTCAGCAATATGGTGACGGTGGAAATCCGAGTCCTCGACAGAGTGGGCATGGTGATCGAAGAAGTCTTGAAGGCCGGCGCGAACAACTTTCAAGGGCTGCACTGGGGATTGC contains these protein-coding regions:
- a CDS encoding oxidoreductase, with translation MEYRHLGRSGVKVSRLCLGTMNFGPQTSESDSHALMDRALELGINFFDTANVYGWKLGEGWTEQIIGRWFAQGGGRREKVVLATKVYGRMGEWPNQSRLSAVHIKRACEDSLRRLQTDWIDVYQMHHVDRETPWEEIWQAMEQLVREGKVVYVGSSNFAGWHLAQAQEVARSRHFLGLVSEQSLYNLNERMIELEVIPACEAYGIGLIPWSPLGRGLLAGVLQPDSIGRRADAELKQEVIKFRPKLKAYEELCARIGEKPANVALAWLLHQRAVTSPIIGPRTMEQLDGAITALNVSLGADILKQLNELFPGPGGVSPEAYAW
- a CDS encoding alkyl hydroperoxide reductase, coding for MLPLGTDAPPFSLRDVVSGQIYSLDSFSDKTALLVMFICRHCPYVVHIQEELARIGRDYQDTGLGILAISSNDPVNYPDDAPPRLKEMALRVGFTFPFCHDETQEVAKAYLAACTPDFYLFDRDRRLVYRGQLDDSRPGNSKPITGHDLRSAIQAVLAGMPVDGKQKPSIGCSIKWKPGNAPSYA